The genomic region ATCCGGTCTCGGCACTATGATCTTCTGCTGGATCTCCACGGGAATCTCAGTTCCGTGGCCTTTACGGCACTCTCCGGGGCAAGGCTCCGTATTGGCTATCACTTTCGCCACCGTCACTACTTCTACACCCACAAGTTTGATCGTGTCTGGCCCGGGGAAAGGCCTCATCCCTACATTCCCTTTCATCACTTGAGACTGCTCGAGCCTTTGGGTCTCCAGCCCGGGGAAGCTCACTCCCATCTCCCGAAGAAACCGGGCCTCTGGGAGAGGAAGAACTTTGGTGTGTGGGATGCCCCGGTCGTTCTTCTTGCGCCGGGGGCCACCTGGTCTTCCAAGCAATGGCCGGCTTCCTACTATGCGGAGCTGTCAAGACATCTTGCCGGGGATGGATTCGAGGTCTTCCTGATGGGAAGTGCTTTGGAGCAGCCTCTTCTCGCCACGATCTCCCAGGCATCGAGTGCAAGAGTTCTGCCGCTGGTGGATCTGCCGACCATGGTCGAAATCGTCAGAAGTGCGGACTCTCTGATCGCCACCGATTCCGGTGCGCGTCATGTTGCTTATGTTACGGACACGCCCTCGCTTGGAATCTATGGCCCCGGAGACAGTGAGCTCTTTTCCCCGGACGACCCGCTCTACCCAGTCATGAAACTGAATCTTGACTGCGTTCCCTGTACACTGACTCAATGCCCCCTTCAGGGGCATCCCTGCATGAAAGACCTGAAGCCTGAGATGGTGTTTGACAAGTTCCTCCGCTGGAAGAAAGAGGTCGAAGAGCATGCCTGAACTGAAGGCCTTGATCACAACATGGAATGAGGAAGACAATCTCGCTGATTGTCTCGATTCCCTCGACTTTGCAGATGAGATCTGGGTGGTGGATTCCTTTTCCTCCGATCATACGGAGGAAGTGGCACGCTCACGATCTGTGAACTTCATCCAAAGAGAGTACAAATCGCCTTCTGACCAGAAGAACTGGGCCCTTGACCAGATGGGCGACGCCTGGATCCTGATTCTGGATGCGGATGAGCGAGTCAGTCCGGAACTTCGGGAGGAGATCCAGAGTATCCTTGAGGCTCCAAGCCACGAGGCCTATTGGATCCCGAGGGAGAACTGGTTCTTCGACCGGCCACTTTCTTATGCAGGCCTTGGGACCGATGGAGTCATCCGCCTGATCCGGGGAAAGGCAGGCCGCTATGGTTCAGCGCGGGTTCATGAAAAGATGGTCTGCAAGGAAAAACCGGGGCGAATCAGTGCACCACTTCTTCACTTCAGTTACCGGGACCTCCCCGACTTCATGGAGAGAATGACACGCTATGCCTTGAGTGGGGGGCGGCAACGATTTGAGGAGAAGAAGCGATCATCCTTTCTCACGGTTCTGTTCAGACCGCTGGCTCGTTTTCTAAAGATGTACATTCTGCAGAGGGGTTTTCTGGGGGGGCGCTACGGCTTTCTGTTTTCATTCCTTTCCGCCTGCTATGTGGCAAACAAGCACGCGATTCACTGGGCTTACGAGCGAAACATCGGGAGGATCCGTGCTGAAGATTCCTAGCCCTCTGTTATTGCTGTTCTTTCTCTTTCTTCCCCTTTCCGCTCTTCCTGCGGGAGGATCGCCGTGGGAGGTCGGGGAAAGGCTGGAGTATGAGCTCCGCTACAAGATGTTTCGTATTGGTCGTTCGACTCTTGAGGTCAGGAGCCGGAGGACTTACCGGGGGCAGGAGGTGCTGGAACTGGTCAACGAGGTAAGGAGCGCGTCCTGGGTGGACCGGATCTTCCCGATCAGGGATACGGTTCGTTCCTATATGGATCCTGAGCATGGTTGGAGTCTTCACTACGAGAAACACATCCGGGAGGGTCGCTACCGCAGAGACATCGAGGCGGATCTCTATCACGATCGATCAATTGCCGAGTACTCGAAGGGTGACGTGGAACTGGTTCCCGGGTCCCACGATATCCTGACGGCGATCTTCGCTGCACGAAGAGGCGACTTGGAGCCGGGAGACAGTTTTTCTATCCCTGTTCATGATGACAAGAAGAACTATCCGCTCACCGTGAAGGTGATCCGGAGGGACACAATGAATACCGTTCTTGGAGAACGGGAGTGCCTTCTCCTGGAGCCGCATCTGGAATCAGGGGGGCTTTTCAACAAGTCCGGTCGGCTTCTGGTTTGGGTGAGCGCAGACTCTCTTGCCATCCCCGTCAAGATGCAAAGCCAGGTTCCGATTGGTTCCTTTGTTTCAGAACTGAAAAGCTACCGCAAGGGGCGCTAGACCAGAGCATCCAGATCAAGGGGAAGCCGGTGTTCCTCTGCGAATTCGTACGCCTGCTTGCTGTTCCCCCAGAACCAGACCCATGTCTTCTTTCCTTCACGGACGCAATGAAGAAGGGCATAGCGCTCCAGAAGAAGCCGGGCCCGTTCCGGGTTTTGAGCTCCGGAGACACGACCTCCTGTGGAGATCTTCAAAGGTTCAGGATCCCCCAGTTCACAGAGAATCCCCTGCAAGAGGGATTGGAGGGTCAAATCCCTCGGAAGCCTTCCCAGTTTTGAAGCAGGCGCCTTCTTAGCAGGAGAAGCTGCCTTGCGACTGATCTTCTTTCTTGCAGTGCCAGTTGCAGAGGCCGTGACGGATTTTGGCTTCCGGCTACTACGTTTCTTCTGAGCTCTTTCCTCCGACGCACGCTTGAGAGCTTCATAGGTCTTGCTCACGGGGTAACCTCCATGAGTGGGATGTTGATGCTCCAACCCGGGCGAAGGAGGTTGAAATCCTCGATGTGCGGGTTCAGAGCCTTCAGGAGTGCCTGATAGCGGGGATCTTTCAAGGTATAGGTGGTCTCAACGATCTTGCCGAAATTGTCTCCCTCTTGAATCTGATAGGGAACCGTGATGACAGTGGAAGCGACTTCATCAAGGGGCATCTGATCCAGCATCTCCCGGAACCACTGCCGGCGCTCGACTCGATGGGGAAGGGAAAAACTTCCCGGGAGATTCTGCCGGGGGGCTACCGGAAGATCGCCAGGACTCAGTGTCGTTTCTGCCGGGAGAGTTTCCTCTTCCGGGGGAAGAGTAAGAGAGGGAGCTTCAGAGGCGCGGGAATCCAGTTGCTCGATTTCGGGAGTGGCCACGGCAGAGGAGGGAAGAGTGTCCGAACCTTCCCGTGCATTTTTGGCAGCTGAGAATATCAATACGATAAAGGCAATTACCACAATCATCAGGGGCAGAGAGGAGGAAGTGTAGGACTTTGATGCCCATACCTTGGGAACTCTCCAATTTCTGCGATCCCTGACCCTGGAATCCTGAATAGCTTCTTTCAGGTGTCCTGCCTGAATCTTCCTGTTTCCCTCCGCATAGGCTATGAGAAGCGCATTGTCGCAGAGCATGTTGATGCGTCTGGGAATCCCTCCGGAACAATCCCGGAGGATATCGAGTGCTTCCCGACTGAAGATTTCCTCTTCCCCAGCTCCAGCCAGAGCCATCCGATGCAGGATGTAGGATTCGACATCATCAGGCTGCAGAGAATGAATCCGGGCGCTCACCGCAACTCTGTGGGTCAACTGGCGAAGTTCTGGCAAGGACAACTTGTCGTCCAGTTCCGGTTGCCCGACCAGAACAATCTGCAGCAGTTTCTCCCGGGTGGTTTCGAGATTGGACAGTTGCCTCAGGTTCTCAAGAAACTCCGGAGACAGGTTCTGGGCTTCATCCAGAATCAGCACCACGTTCCGGTCTTTCTTCAGTTGGGCGATCAAGTAAGTATTGAGGCTCCGCAGAAGGGCGCGACGGCTGTGATCCTTGGGCAAGCGGATGGAGAGTTCCTCATGAATGAGGATCAACAGTTCGTCAAAGCTGAGGCCGCTATGGAACACATAGACGGCTTCCACTTTCCGATCCAGATTGGCGAGAAGATTCTGAAGGAGAGTGGTCTTCCCTGTTCCCACTTCTCCCGTCAGAACAATGAAGCCCTTCCTTTCCTCAATCCCATAGAGGAGGTTTGCGAAGGCCTCCTGATGGGCGGAAGACATGTAAAGGAAATGTGGGTCCGGGGTTACATTGAAGGGCTTATCCCTCAAACCGAAGAAATCAAGATACATCGGCACTCCTTCTCTCACCTGTACAATCCCTGCTTGAATCCGAACATGATGTGATCCATGTTATGCTAGAAACGCAGGGTAGCGAAAAACTATCACTGCTCAGAAAATGCGTCAATAAAGCACTTTGGCACTTTGAATGCTTGCGGTGTGGTCGGAAAACCACTTTGAATCAAGTGCTGGGATTTCTCCAGTGCTGGTGGGGAATAGTGCTCCCTCTACAGTTCAGTAACTGAAGAGTGTGCCGAAATCCGACGATGGATGGGAAGGAATGACCGGATGAGTGTTCCATTTCTGGACCTAAGGATACAGTACAAGGCCCTGCGGGAAGAGTTGCTTCCCGGAATCGAAACGATCATGGCTAACGCGGCTTTCGTTGGAGGGCCGGCTCTGCGTGAATTCGAGGAGAGTTTCGCAAACTACTGTGATGCTTCACATGTTGTGGGTGTAGGTAACGGCACCGATGCCCTTCATCTCGCCATTCGGGCCGCAGGAATTGGCCCGGGAGATGAGGTCATTACCGCGGCGAACACCTTTGTCGCAACAGTGGAGGCGATCGTCCTTGCGGGTGCAACTCCGGTTCTCGTGGACATGGAACGTGAGACTTATCATCTCGACCTGCAACAGGTCGAAGACAGGATCGGCCCTTCAACCCGGGCGATCATCCCCGTACATCTTTACGGGGATCCAGTAGACATGGATCCCGTGATCGAACTCTGTGGCAGGCACAATCTGATTCTGATTGAGGACGCGGCACAGGCACATGGTGCTCGCTATAAAGGCCGCCCCTGCGGCTCGATGGGGGATCTCGCCGGTTTCAGCTTCTATCCGGGCAAGAACCTCGGCGCGTACGGAGACGGGGGAGCCGTGGCGACCTCTTCAGAGGAGATGGCCGCCAGGGTCCGTGCGATCGGTGATCACGGCAGTGCGAAGAAATACTCTCATGAGATGCTTGGGACAAACAGTCGATTGGATGCCATTCAGGCTCACATTCTCACAGTCAAGCTGAGACATCTGGATGACTGGAACCGGAGCCGTCGCGCCCATGCTGCTTCCTACCGGGAAGGACTGGCGGGGCTAGACTGGCTCACTCTTCCATTAATCAGGGAAGGACATGAACCTGTCTTTCATCTCTACATTGTCCGGACAGAGAGAAGAGAGAAACTTGAGAGAGTGCTGAAGAGTGCGGAAATTGCCTACGGTTTCCATTATCCGGTTCCCGTTCATCTTCAGCCCGCTTTTCTGGAACTGGGGAAGGGTAAGGGGAGTTTTCCTGAGGCAGAATCTGCCGCCTCGGAAATTCTGAGCCTGCCGATGTTCCCGGAACTGAAGGAAGATCAGATTGAACAGGTCTGTGAGGCGCTTCGATCGGTCGACTAAGAGATCCTTGAGATCCTCCCGGGAATCTGATAGACTTTAGCCAGCTTATCGGGAGGTATCAATAGGTACATTGCTATAGATCCGGGCATCGATGACCCGGGATTGAAAAAACGCCGCTTACGGCCGCAACAGCGTGGACCTGATGACACCGAATCCGTCCCCCAAGGAACCGATTCAGGGAGAGACTTCCTTTCCTCTGGATTCACTTTCCGATAGCACTTCCTCTCTGGAGGATCTGGTATCCTATCCTGTCCGCGATTCCTTTCTTTATCTCGTTTGTAAGCGCTTGTTTGATATTGCCGGCAGTCTTGCTGGCATCCTTCTCTTTCTTCCTCTCATGATCCCTCTTGCCCTCATGATCCGTCTCGAGAGCAAAGGGCCAATCTTTTTCCGACAAATCAGGGTGGGGAAGAACCGGAAACACTTTGCTTGCTTCAAGTTCCGCTCAATGGTGGACAATGCGGAGGATATGAAGGATGGTCTGGAAGCCTTGAATGAGGCCAAGGGTCCCATGTTCAAGATCCAGGATGATCCCAGGATCACGGATCTGGGAAGTTTCCTCCGAAGAAGCAGTCTGGACGAACTCCCCCAGCTCTTCAATGTCCTTAAAGGGGACATGAGTATTGTGGGGCCTCGACCACAAATCCCTTCAGAAGTGGCTGACTACGAGCCCTGGCACTACCGGAGGCTTGAGGTGCAACCGGGAATTACCTGCCTTTGGCAGATATCTGGCCGCAGTTCGATCGGCTTCAACGAGTGGATGCGACTGGATTCCGAGTATGTGAGAAACCGCAACTTCCTGCTTGACCTGAAGATTCTTCTCTTCACCCTGCCTGCGATCATTGCAAGGCGCGGCGCCTATTGAACTTACAAGGCTAGCCTTCAGTACACATATTTTCTGCCCTTCTGGGGAGAGGTGGCTTCTTCAAGGGAGTGATGTGGCATTGAAGTTGCTTATTGTCCGTCCGGATGGAACCCGAGTCCCGCTAATTGCAGGAGAAGGCAAGGATGCGAATGATTTTTAGTAGAATGAGAGCGGTATTTGGAGCGGCGCTATTGCTGTTCTTTGCCCTGCTTGCGGTTTCTTGCTCTCACAGGGCTGATGCTCCCGTGATGAGTTTTCCCATGCAGAGTCAGGCCAGTGGCCTGCATTCTTTTCCTGCCACCGAGCAGGATTTCCTGCTGGGACCCAAAGACGCTCTTGTGATCCAGTTTTACGGCGACCCCACGATGAATACGGAAATCATGGTGCGCCCAGATGGGATGATCTCGATCCCTCTCTTCCAGGAATCGGTCTTCGTTACTGGAATGACGATGGACGAACTGGAAAATCTGGTGGAAGTGGAATTGAGCCGCTATCTGGTCAATCCCGATGTGTTCATCTCCCTTCAGGCAGTGGGGAGCCATCAAGTCTTTGTGCTGGGCGAAGTGAGGAACCCGCAAGTGGTGAGTGATTCTCCAATGATGCTCTCCAGTGTCATTGCACGCTGTGGGGGATTCAGTCCCGATGCAGTCACGAGTCAGGTTCTGGTGCTTCGCAGAAGCCCCGGAAAGGAATCGCAGGTTGTTGAGGTTGACTTTGACGCTCTGCTCTCCGGTGATTCTGCCCTGCCCGACCTTCCTCTCCAGAGGTACGACCTGGTGATCGTACCCAGGAGCAAAATTGCGGATCTTCGGAATTTCGTGAACAACATCTTCGAGCCAATGATCTCTGTGCCGAGGTTCGGTCTCGATATGTACCTCTTCTATGAGGCGCTTCATGACAACTACATGGGCTATGGAAGATAAAGCGCGGGGAGTGCAACTTGGAACGCGGTAGTTACGAGAATATCAACAGGGATGGATTTCAGGATGGCGGAGACGAGGCTGCAATTCGCAGCATGAGTCCCCGTGACATCGTGACCATTGCCTTTGTCCATAAATGGCTCATTCTCATCTCCTTCCTGATCCTCCTTGCAGGGATCTTCTGGGGGCTTTCCCTGAGGAAACCTGCTTTCATCTCCTCTGTGAAATACTATGTGGATCGCAGATTTCACGAGGAATTGGGAATGACCTATATGAGAGGCCTCGACTGGGAAGAGGAAATCAACTCTGTCGCTGAACTGGCCCGAAGCCAGGGCGTCATGATGAAGGCCGGCCAGAACTACCTCGAACTCCGGGGCTGGGAAGAGCCTCCTATTGAGAATGTACGTCTCGCAGCGGGCGCCTTTGCGGAAATCGTGGAAGTCAGTCCGGTTCCGGAAACGGACATCATCAATATCCAGGTTCACGAGGCCGATGCAGATACCGCTATGATCATTGCAGAGATCTACGGGCAGAGTTTTGCGGCTGAATATACCCGGATTCGTCGCAAGGATTACAGCCTGGAGTTTATACAGAGCAATATTGCGCGGCTCGAGAACAGGATTGAGGGAATCAATCAGCAGAAGTCTGCTCTTCAAAGTCAGTCCGGTGTCTATGATGCCAGAGTGGTGCAGAGTCGTCTCATGGAATCCATGGCCTTTTTCGAGAGGGATCTGACAGAAGTTGAACACGAGATTGTTGTGCTGGGCATGCAACTCGAAAGAGACAGGGAACTGGAAAAAGACAGAGATGGAGACTTTGTCGCTTCCCAGGATCTTCGAAACGATTCCCTGATTCGAAAGTTTGAGAGCCGGGTCTCTGATCTCAAGATGAAACTGGCCGATGAGCGAAGCAAGTATACGGATGATCATCCCGTGGTAAGGGCTTCACTTGCTGAATTGGCAGAGTACCGGAGCCGCCTGGCCGAAGTGATTCATTTGAACATCCAGACCCGTGAAAACCACTATTCGGATCTACAGGAGAATGCGCGAGTCCTGAGAGAGTCGATCATGGAAATCCAGACCCGATTGGACGGCACCCCAGGCGCAGCCGTTCAGGTTAACTATTACGATGATTTTCTGGACATGCAATGGGGACTCTACTCCAAGTTGATTACCAAGTTCAACGATCGTCTCATGGACGAGGAGTTCAAACTTCAGGAGAACCAGCTGATTAAACTGGGAGAACCGAGCATCTCTGGAATGATCGGGGTGACGCCTCCGGCTGTCTACATGCTGGTGGCCCCGATTTTCGCCCTCATTTTGGCCCTTTCGACGGCCTTCATGGTGGAGGCGGCCAGCCAGGTGTTTCAGAAGCCGGAAGACCTGGAACGTTACACCCGTCTTCCTGTCTTCACATCGTTCCGCAAGATTTAAGGAGTCGTGTCTTGAAGGACTTTTTGATTGTACCGAAGAATGGCGAGTCCGCCAGTCCTGAGCATTTCGCAAGCGGGATACTCCCGGATCTGGAGTCTCTTTATGCGTCGATTCGCCCTTTCCTTCAGGACAAGAGGCCCTTTCTCTATCTTTGCTCCACGGAGAAAGGGGAGGGCAGCAGCACCATCGCTCGCGCACTGGCCTACTTCATCGCAATGAGAGAGGGGGAGGACTGTCTCTATGTAGACGGGAACTCTTCTCATCCTTCGATCACCATCAGTCCCGACATGCCTCAACTGGGTCTAGTGGAATATCTGCGGGGAGAGGACGATTTTCGCCTCTTTCCTTTTTCGACGGAATTCCCCGGACTCTCTGCGGTTCATTGTGGAGAGGCTCACCGGCATTTCGTCTCACTGAATGCGGACCGCGCACGAGCTTTCCGCGATGCTGCCACTCGCGATTACCGCGCCGTTATCTTCGACTCCAAGCCAGGCTATGACCGATACAGCGAGATGTGGGCAGGCCTTGCAGACAGTGTCATGATCGTCGCAAGTTATCGCTCGACCAAGAGTGCGATTCTTAACCGGATGACGGACGGTTTCCGTACTGCGGGCATCCCCATGACCGGGCTCATTTTCAACAAGAGACAATATCCGATCCCTGAGTTTATCTACCGACGGGTATAGAAAATGCCCAGTATCCTGAGCAGCGAGGCGACCTTCAGGGATCAGGTGGATCGCCTCCCTTTCATGCATCCTGTAATATTTCTCTCCCTCTTCCTCGGGATTCTTCTTGTCTTTGCCTTTCAGTATGGCAATCCAATCCCGATCCTGGTGATCGGGGCGCTTCCCTTTCTCTTCTATGCGGTTGTGAAGAACAGCATGCTGGTTTTCCTGATCTGGATTGGCTCTTCTCCGATTCTCTCGAATTTCGTCAGCATCAATCTGGGAGCTGGAATCCCGGACCTTACGATCAACCGGATTGCTGCGAGTATTCTCTTTCTGGTTCTCGTTGTGCAAATGGCCTTGGGGCAAAGACGCCTGCAGAAGCTGGATGCAGCAGAGTGGACCATGATGGTGGTCGTTCTTCTGATGCTTCCCGGGATTTCCGCCAGCTTCTTTCCGATTCATTCTGCGCAGCAGATCTTTGACTCGATATTCACCCCCTTTATCGCTTACGGGCTTGCGAAGAATCTCATTACTTCCAGTCGGGAGATTCGTCCCATGATATGGACGCTGGGCATTGTGACTCTCTATTCAGCGACATTCGGATTCTATGAGCATTTCACGGAACACAGCCTCTTTACCAAGAGTGGTGTCCTCTACTGGGCTGAGGAGGGGATTGCGGACCGAATCCAGGGTCCATTCCCGAGCCCCTCGGCCCTGGGCACCGTAATGGTGGGGGGAGTTGTCTTTTTCTTTTACCACTTTCTCAACAGTCGAAGCCTGTGGTTCCGGCTGTTTTCACTCAGTGTTCTGGTGATCCATACCTTTACGATCTTCTGGAGTTATCGTCGCAGTGTCTGGATGGGCTTTGTGGCAACGCTAATCACTCTTGCGGTGGTGGAAAAGCGCGTGAGGAAGATCATGTTCTGGGCCATCCTCCTGCTCCTGCTATTCTTCACCATGAATTGGGAGAACATCGTTGGTAGCGAGGTCTTTACCAAGCGCTTTGCGAATGTCCGAACGGTCAATGATCGCTGGAATATCTGGCTGACCACTTTTGAAATCGCCAAGGCCTTCCCGCTCTTCGGCTGTGGCTATGGGAATTTCGGTCACTACTACGACAAGTACTTCACATTTATGGGTGATACAGTTACCACGAAATTCGCTCACGGAATCAAATCTACCCACAACTCCTACCTGAGATTCTTGTCGGAGGGTGGACCTTTGGTCACCATTGCCTATCTGTCGCTTCTGGTGATCATCACTCGACGGATCTGGCGACTCTTGACCGGGAGAGCCAGGCACAAGTTTGCGAGTCGGGTAGAGATCATGGTATTTGTGGGGGTATTCGTGACCCAATATACGCAGGCACTTACGACTGACATGGTCTTCTTCACCAAATATCCGGCCATCTTGGTCTTCATGCTGGCAGGCGTTCTCTCACATATGGAACCCGGAGATCGCGGGGCCGGGCGAGTCCGGAACCTCTTGGTTCGCATGAAGATTCGCTAGGCGAGTAGATTGATACTCTCCTTACCGTGGATGAAAGGTATATATCCCCGAGTGTTGGATATTAGCATAAATTCGGCTTTCGCATGGCATTTTCCAGATGCTTCTGCTATACTCAGGGCCCTTGAAATCTTTCAAGGGGTACCAGGGGGAAGCGATCGAGACCTTTTGCTAGTTGGTTTGAAAGACAAGCTCAGGCTGTGACAACCAAGCCCTGCTTCAAGGAGTTCGAGCTTGAAAAAGCAATCGATCGCTCTCAATGTTACGGCGGATGCCGTGATGGGGGGAAGCCCCAATCTAACTCTGGTCACTCGATCCCCGGGTTTTTCAAGGTATGAAAAGGGACGCGCTCTAAAGCGTTTCTTTGACTTTTCCTTTGCCTTCCTTTCGGTCGTAATTCTGTCGCCCCTTTTCCTTCTCATCTCCGCGTTGGTCGTTATTAGTTCCCGCGGCCCTGCGATCTACATTCAAAGGCGGGTGGGGCTAGACGGTCGCGTCTTCAATTTCTACAAGTTCCGGTCCATGGCTCTGGATAACGACGACAGCATCCACCGTGATTACTGTCAAAAACTGGTGCGGGGAGCCTGGAGTCAGGACTCTGGCTCTTCCTTCAAGATCAAGGAAGATCCCAGGGTGACTGCCCTTGGAAAGTTCCTCAGAAAAACCAGTCTTGATGAGCTTCCCCAACTCTTCAACGTCCTCAAGGGCGAGATGAGTATGGTAGGGCCCCGGCCTCCCATCGACTATGAAGTGGATCACTACCAACTCTGGCATAAGCAGCGAATGCATGCAATGCCCGGAATTACGGGCCTCTGGCAGGTGAGTGGGCGAAGCTCTGTGCCCTTTGACGAGATGGTGCTTCTGGATATCCACTACATGGAACACTGGTCCCTGCTGCTTGATCTGAAGATCATTTTCAGAACCATTCCTGTTGTGCTCTTCGGAATCGGCGCTTATTGAGCAATTCCCTTGACGAATCGTCAGATCCCGTTCTAAATCGCCACCGACCAACGGATGGAGGATGATATGCTGCGTATTGGTGTCATCGGTTGCGGTTACTGGGGACCCAACCTCGTTCGCAACTTTGTAAACCAGGATCGTTCCGAGGTGAAGTGGGTCGCTGATCTCTCACGGGAGAGGTTGGAGCATATGGAGGGTCTTTACCCTTCGATTCAGACTACAGAGAATTATCAGGATCTTCTGAAGGATCCCGAAGTGGATGCGATCGTGGTCGCCACTCCGGTTTCAACGCACTTTACCTTTGCCATGGAGGCTCTGGACGCGGGGAAGCATGTCTTCGTCGAGAAGCCTCTGGCCTCCAGCGCCGTGGAGAGCGCAGCGATGGAGAGGAAGGCCACGGAGAAGGGTCTTGTTGGAATGGTGGGCCACACCTTTCTCTATTCTCCTGCCGTAATTCAGCTCAAGGAGCTGATTGACGAAGGCGAAATCGGGGACATCTTCTATCTGCGTTCCAGCCGTCTGAATCTGGGACTCTTTCAGGAAGACATCAATGTCGCCTGGGATCTCGCACCTCACGACCTGTCGATCTTCAACTACCTGATGGAATCGGAACCCTCAAAGGTGACTGCCGTGGGCAGCAGCTTCATTCGGCCGGGAATTGAGGATGTTGCCTTTATGACTCTTCAGTACCCGAACGACAGGATCGCCCACATTCAGGTCAGTTGGCTGGACCCGAACAAGGTTCGCTCCCTGACCGTGGTTGGTTCCAAGAAGATGATGGTCTATGATGACACAAACCCTCTCGAAAAGATCCGTATCTATGACAAGGGTGTCGATGTCCATCCTCATTACGACACCTTCGGTGAATTCCAGCTTGCCTACCGCTTCGGCGACATCAGTGTCCCGAAGCTGGCCGGGGGAGAACCCCTGAAGGCGGAAACCGGGCACTTCCTGGATTGTATCCTGGATGGGACCTCCTGCATCTCCGGTTTTTCCCAGGGTCACCGGGTCGTGGCAATCCTGGAAACGGCCTGCCGTTCCATGAAGGAAAACGGCAAGGAAATGAACATTGAATACGAGGCTGTGGAGGGTAGTGGTGTCTAGCATTACGCCGGAAATCCCGGATCATGTTTCTCTTGGTGAGAACTGTGAACTGGATTCCACGGTTCTCCTCGGTTACCGCACCGGGCGCAAGAACGTAGTTCTGGAATCCTCGATCGGTGACGAGTCCTGCATCCGTTCCGGCTCTGTTCTGTATCAGGGGATCACGGTGGGAAGGGGCCTGCAAACCGGGCACAATGTCGTGATTCGTGAGGAGAACCAGATCGGGGATCACTTTCAGATCTGGAATAACACGGTCATCGATTACGGGTGCAAGATCGGATCCGGTGTGAAGATCCACGCGAACTGTTATGTGGCTCAGTT from Candidatus Krumholzibacteriia bacterium harbors:
- a CDS encoding O-antigen ligase family protein; translation: MPSILSSEATFRDQVDRLPFMHPVIFLSLFLGILLVFAFQYGNPIPILVIGALPFLFYAVVKNSMLVFLIWIGSSPILSNFVSINLGAGIPDLTINRIAASILFLVLVVQMALGQRRLQKLDAAEWTMMVVVLLMLPGISASFFPIHSAQQIFDSIFTPFIAYGLAKNLITSSREIRPMIWTLGIVTLYSATFGFYEHFTEHSLFTKSGVLYWAEEGIADRIQGPFPSPSALGTVMVGGVVFFFYHFLNSRSLWFRLFSLSVLVIHTFTIFWSYRRSVWMGFVATLITLAVVEKRVRKIMFWAILLLLLFFTMNWENIVGSEVFTKRFANVRTVNDRWNIWLTTFEIAKAFPLFGCGYGNFGHYYDKYFTFMGDTVTTKFAHGIKSTHNSYLRFLSEGGPLVTIAYLSLLVIITRRIWRLLTGRARHKFASRVEIMVFVGVFVTQYTQALTTDMVFFTKYPAILVFMLAGVLSHMEPGDRGAGRVRNLLVRMKIR
- a CDS encoding sugar transferase encodes the protein MKKQSIALNVTADAVMGGSPNLTLVTRSPGFSRYEKGRALKRFFDFSFAFLSVVILSPLFLLISALVVISSRGPAIYIQRRVGLDGRVFNFYKFRSMALDNDDSIHRDYCQKLVRGAWSQDSGSSFKIKEDPRVTALGKFLRKTSLDELPQLFNVLKGEMSMVGPRPPIDYEVDHYQLWHKQRMHAMPGITGLWQVSGRSSVPFDEMVLLDIHYMEHWSLLLDLKIIFRTIPVVLFGIGAY
- a CDS encoding Gfo/Idh/MocA family oxidoreductase, with product MLRIGVIGCGYWGPNLVRNFVNQDRSEVKWVADLSRERLEHMEGLYPSIQTTENYQDLLKDPEVDAIVVATPVSTHFTFAMEALDAGKHVFVEKPLASSAVESAAMERKATEKGLVGMVGHTFLYSPAVIQLKELIDEGEIGDIFYLRSSRLNLGLFQEDINVAWDLAPHDLSIFNYLMESEPSKVTAVGSSFIRPGIEDVAFMTLQYPNDRIAHIQVSWLDPNKVRSLTVVGSKKMMVYDDTNPLEKIRIYDKGVDVHPHYDTFGEFQLAYRFGDISVPKLAGGEPLKAETGHFLDCILDGTSCISGFSQGHRVVAILETACRSMKENGKEMNIEYEAVEGSGV
- a CDS encoding DapH/DapD/GlmU-related protein; the protein is MSSITPEIPDHVSLGENCELDSTVLLGYRTGRKNVVLESSIGDESCIRSGSVLYQGITVGRGLQTGHNVVIREENQIGDHFQIWNNTVIDYGCKIGSGVKIHANCYVAQFTEIGNGVFMAPGVTIANDPHPGCPQSAECMKGPVIEDSVQIGVNVTILPMVKIGARSLVGSGAVVTRDVPPDSVVFGNPARVRGSVYDLDCPVNLRDRPYDPPEE